GCCCCCGCCGCCGTCGGTGGCGCCGGCCGACGTGCCGCCGCCGTCGGTGGTGCCGGAGCTGGTGCCGCTGGTCGTCCCGTTGGTCGCCGATCCGCCGTTCGCGGTGCCGGTCGACGTTCCGCCGCCCCCGGTGCCGCCCCCGGTGGTGCCGGTGGTGGCGTCTCCGGTGGTGTTGCCGTTGGTCGTGGTGCCGCCGCCGGTCTGCCCCTGGGACTGGCCCTGGCTCTGTCCCTGCGTCTGTCCCTTGGTGCCGTCGCTCGGCGTGCTGCCGCCGGTCTGGTCGTCGGAGGGCTCGTCCGGGTCGTCGGCCGGGTCGGAGGGGGTGGCGGAGTCGCCGCCGCCTTCCTGGAGGGTGAGGTCGAAGTCCTTGGCGGGGCTGCCCTTGAGGGCGTCCTCGGTGAACTGGGCCCAGATCTGGGTGGGGGCGTCGCCGCCGTTGATGCGGGGCAGGCCGAGGGCGCCCTTGAGGGACTTGTGGTGTGCGGTGACCGGGTCCTGGCCCATGACGGCGACGACGGTGGCGAGGTCGGGGGTGTAGCCGGCGAACCAGGCGGCCTGGTCGTCTTCGGCGGTGCCGGTCTTGCCGGCGGCGGGGCGGCCGGCGGCCTGGGCCTTCCTGGCGGTGCCGTTCTGGACGACGCTGCGCAGGACGGAGGTGGTGGTGTCGGCGGCTTCGCGGCTGACGACCTGGGAGGCCTTGTACGCGGGCAGTTCCACGACGTCGGAGCCGTCCTTGGTGACCTTGCTGATCATCGTGTACATGCCGTGCTTGCCGTGGTTGGCGAGGGTGGCGTAGGCCTGCGCCATGTCCAGGACGCTGGCGGTGGCGGTGCCGAGCGCGATGGAGGGGTAGGGCTGCAGGTCGGGGGTGTCGGTGGGCAGCCCGAGGGCGATCGCGGTCTGCTTGACCTTGGCGGGGCCGACGTCGACGGCCATCTGTGCGTACACCGAGTTGACGGACTTGTCGGTGGCGGTGCGCACGTTGATGTCGCCGTAGTTGACGTAGTCCTCGTTCTCGGGCGCGTAGGAGGGGCCGCTCCAGCCCTGGACGGGGCGTTTGTTGGTGCCGTCGTAGATCGTGTTGGGCGTGATCCTGCGGTTGTCCTGGGTGGTGGAGTCGTTCTGGACGGCGGAGGTGAAGACGAACGGCTTGAAGGTGGAGCCGACCTGGAAGTCCTGGCGGGTGGCGTTGTTGGTGTACTGCTTGACGTAGTCGACGCCGCCGTACAGGGCGAGGATCTTGCCGGTCTTGGGCTCGACGGCGGCTCCGCCGGCGCGGACGTAGGTGTCGACCTTGCGGTTCTTCTTGTCGAGCTTCTTCATCAGCTGGTCGTTGACGGCGTCGACGAAGGCGTTCTGCTTCTTCTTGTCGAGGGTGGTGGTGATGCGGTAGCCGCCGGCGTCGAGTTCCGCCTGGGTGACCATCTTGTTGTCGCGCAGGTAGTCCTTGATGGCGTTGACGAGGTAGCCGCGCTGTCCGGACATCCCGTTGTCGGCGCCGGAGGTCTCCTTGGGGCTCGGGAACTTCATTCCGGTGCGCTGGGAAGCGGTGAGCCAGCCCTTGGTGACCATGCCGTCGAGGACGTAGTTCCAGCGGGCCTCGGCGGCCCTGCGGTTCTCGGGGTGGGCGATGACGTCGTACTCGCTGGGCGCGTTGACGAGGGCGGCGAGGTAGGCGCCCTGGGCGGGGCTGAGCTTGAGGGCGTCGACGCCGTAGTAGGCCTTGGCGGCGGCCTGGATGCCGTAGGCGTTGCGGCCGAAGTAGCTGGTGTTGAGGTAGCCCTCGAGGATGTCGTCCTTGGACTTCTCGCGGTCGAGCTTGATCGCGATGAAGAACTCCTTCACCTTGCGCGTGGCGGTCTGCTCCTGCGCGAGGTAGTAGTTCTTCACGTACTGCTGGGTGATCGTGGAGCCGGACTGCTTGCCCTTGCCGGTGGCGGTGTTCCAGCCGGCCCGCA
The window above is part of the Streptomyces sp. NBC_00425 genome. Proteins encoded here:
- a CDS encoding transglycosylase domain-containing protein, giving the protein MSDEPQPQQPTEGTAPGEPEAGDGGNSKKVKRPKRTGWRRLLPTWRMVLSTIVLGLLLLVGLFFLGYSMVEIPPANALATKQSNVYLYADGTEIARDGKVNRENVDLAQISKDAQHAVLAAEDRDFYTESAIDPKAMLRAGWNTATGKGKQSGSTITQQYVKNYYLAQEQTATRKVKEFFIAIKLDREKSKDDILEGYLNTSYFGRNAYGIQAAAKAYYGVDALKLSPAQGAYLAALVNAPSEYDVIAHPENRRAAEARWNYVLDGMVTKGWLTASQRTGMKFPSPKETSGADNGMSGQRGYLVNAIKDYLRDNKMVTQAELDAGGYRITTTLDKKKQNAFVDAVNDQLMKKLDKKNRKVDTYVRAGGAAVEPKTGKILALYGGVDYVKQYTNNATRQDFQVGSTFKPFVFTSAVQNDSTTQDNRRITPNTIYDGTNKRPVQGWSGPSYAPENEDYVNYGDINVRTATDKSVNSVYAQMAVDVGPAKVKQTAIALGLPTDTPDLQPYPSIALGTATASVLDMAQAYATLANHGKHGMYTMISKVTKDGSDVVELPAYKASQVVSREAADTTTSVLRSVVQNGTARKAQAAGRPAAGKTGTAEDDQAAWFAGYTPDLATVVAVMGQDPVTAHHKSLKGALGLPRINGGDAPTQIWAQFTEDALKGSPAKDFDLTLQEGGGDSATPSDPADDPDEPSDDQTGGSTPSDGTKGQTQGQSQGQSQGQTGGGTTTNGNTTGDATTGTTGGGTGGGGTSTGTANGGSATNGTTSGTSSGTTDGGGTSAGATDGGGGGDAGNSAGTTVGPQLTPTRRE